The following are encoded together in the Ovis aries strain OAR_USU_Benz2616 breed Rambouillet chromosome X, ARS-UI_Ramb_v3.0, whole genome shotgun sequence genome:
- the DDX3X gene encoding ATP-dependent RNA helicase DDX3X isoform X1: protein MSHVAVENALGLDQQFAGLDLNSSDNQSGGSTASKGRYIPPHLRNREATKGFYDKDSSGWSSSKDKDAYSSFGSRSDSRGKSSFFSDRGSGSRGRFDDRGRGDYDGIGGRGDRGGFGKYERGNSRWCDKSDEDDWSKPLPPSERLEQELFSGGNTGINFEKYDDIPVEATGNNCPPHIESFSDVEMGEIIMGNIELTRYTRPTPVQKHAIPIIKEKRDLMACAQTGSGKTAAFLLPILSQIYSDGPGEALRAMKENGRYGRRKQYPISLVLAPTRELAVQIYEEARKFSYRSRVRPCVVYGGADIGQQIRDLERGCHLLVATPGRLVDMMERGKIGLDFCKYLVLDEADRMLDMGFEPQIRRIVEQDTMPPKGVRHTMMFSATFPKEIQMLARDFLDEYIFLAVGRVGSTSENITQKVVWVEESDKRSFLLDLLNATGKDSLTLVFVETKKGADSLEDFLYHEGYACTSIHGDRSQRDREEALHQFRSGKSPILVATAVAARGLDISNVKHVINFDLPSDIEEYVHRIGRTGRVGNLGLATSFFNERNINITKDLLDLLVEAKQEVPSWLENMAYEHHYKGSSRGRSKSSRFSGGFGARDYRQSSGGSSSSFSSSRASSSRSGGGGHGSSRGFGGGGYGGFYNSDGYGGNYNSQGVDWWGN from the exons ATGAGTCATGTGGCGGTGGAAAATGCGCTCGGGCTGGACCAGCAG TTTGCTGGCCTAGACCTGAACTCTTCAGATAATCAGAGTGGAGGAAGTACAGCCAGca AAGGGCGCTATATTCCTCCTCACTTAAGGAACAGAGAAGCTACTAAAG gattctATGATAAAGACAGTTCAGGGTGGAGTTCTAGTAAAGATAAGGATGCATACAGCAGTTTTGGTTCCCGAAGTGATTCAAGAGGAAAGTCTAGTTTCTTCAGTGATCGTGGAAGTGGATCAAGGGGAAG GTTTGATGATCGTGGACGAGGTGACTATGACGGCATTGGTGGCCGTGGTGACAGAGGTGGTTTTGGCAAATATGAACGTGGAAATAGTCGCTGGTGTGACAAATCAGATGAAGATGATTGGTCAAAACCACTCCCACCAAGTGAACGCTTGGAACA AGAACTCTTTTCTGGAGGCAACACTGGGATTAACTTTGAAAAATATGATGACATTCCAGTTGAGGCAACAGGCAACAACTGTCCTCCACACATTGAAAGT TTCAGTGATGTTGAGATGGGAGAAATTATTATGGGAAACATTGAGCTTACTCGTTACACTCGCCCAACTCCAGTGCAAAAGCATGCTATTCCTATTATCAAAGAGAAGAGAGACTTGATGGCCTGTGCCCAAACAG GGTCTGGAAAAACTGCAGCATTTCTCTTGCCCATCTTGAGTCAGATTTATTCTGATGGTCCTGGCGAGGCTCTGAGGGCCATGAAG gAAAATGGAAGATACGGGCGCCGCAAACAATACCCAATCTCTTTGGTGTTAGCACCAACTAGAGAATTGGCTGTACAGATCTATGAGGAAGCCAGGAAA TTTTCATACCGATCTAGAGTTCGTCCTTGCGTGGTTTATGGTGGTGCTGATATTGGTCAGCAAATTCGAGACTTGGAACGTGGATGCCATTTGTTAGTTGCGACTCCAGGACGTCTAGTGGATATGATGGAAAGAGGAAAAATTGGATTAGACTTTTGCAa GTACTTGGTGTTAGATGAAGCCGATCGGATGTTGGATATGGGGTTTGAACCTCAGATACGTAGAATCGTTGAACAAGATACTATGCCACCAAAGGGAGTTCGCCACACTATGATGTTTAGTGCTACTTTCCCTAAGGAAATACAG atgctTGCTCGCGACTTCTTGGATGAGTATATCTTTTTGGCCGTAGGAAGAGTTGGCTCTACCTCTGAGAACATAACACAGAAAGTCGTTTgggttgaagagtcagacaaacGGTCATTTCTGCTTGATCTTCTAAATGCAACAG GCAAAGATTCACTGACCTTAGTGTTTGTGGAGACCAAAAAGGGTGCGGATTCTCTGGAGGATTTCTTATACCATGAAGGATATGCTTGTACCAGTATCCATGGAGACCGATCTCAGAGAGATAGAGAAGAGGCCCTTCACCAGTTCCGCTCAGGAAAAAGCCCAATTCTCGTGGCTACAGCA gtAGCAGCAAGAGGACTGGACATATCAAATGTGAAACATGTTATCAATTTTGACTTGCCAAGTGATATTGAAGAATATGTACATCGCATTGGTCGTACAGGACGTGTAGGAAACCTTG GCCTTGCCACCTCATTCTTTAATGAGAGGAACATAAATATTACCAAGGATTTGTTGGATCTTCTTGTTGAAGCTAAACAGGAAGTGCCATCTTGGTTAGAAAACATGGCTTATGAACACCACTACAAGGGTAGCAGTCGTGGACGATCCAAAAG TAGTAGATTCAGTGGAGGATTTGGTGCCAGAGACTACCGACAGAGTAGTGGTGGCAGcagttccagcttcagcagcagCCGCGCCAGCAGCAGCCGCAGTGGTGGAGGCGGCCATGGAAGCAGCAGAGGGTTTGGTGGAG GTGGCTATGGAGGCTTTTACAACAGTGATGGATATGGAGGAAATTATAACTCCCAGGGGGTTGACTGGTGGGGTAACTGA
- the DDX3X gene encoding ATP-dependent RNA helicase DDX3X isoform X2, producing MSHVAVENALGLDQQFAGLDLNSSDNQSGGSTASKGRYIPPHLRNREATKGFYDKDSSGWSSSKDKDAYSSFGSRSDSRGKSSFFSDRGSGSRGRFDDRGRGDYDGIGGRGDRGGFGKYERGNSRWCDKSDEDDWSKPLPPSERLEQELFSGGNTGINFEKYDDIPVEATGNNCPPHIESFSDVEMGEIIMGNIELTRYTRPTPVQKHAIPIIKEKRDLMACAQTGSGKTAAFLLPILSQIYSDGPGEALRAMKENGRYGRRKQYPISLVLAPTRELAVQIYEEARKFSYRSRVRPCVVYGGADIGQQIRDLERGCHLLVATPGRLVDMMERGKIGLDFCKYLVLDEADRMLDMGFEPQIRRIVEQDTMPPKGVRHTMMFSATFPKEIQMLARDFLDEYIFLAVGRVGSTSENITQKVVWVEESDKRSFLLDLLNATGKDSLTLVFVETKKGADSLEDFLYHEGYACTSIHGDRSQRDREEALHQFRSGKSPILVATAVAARGLDISNVKHVINFDLPSDIEEYVHRIGRTGRVGNLGLATSFFNERNINITKDLLDLLVEAKQEVPSWLENMAYEHHYKGSSRGRSKSRFSGGFGARDYRQSSGGSSSSFSSSRASSSRSGGGGHGSSRGFGGGGYGGFYNSDGYGGNYNSQGVDWWGN from the exons ATGAGTCATGTGGCGGTGGAAAATGCGCTCGGGCTGGACCAGCAG TTTGCTGGCCTAGACCTGAACTCTTCAGATAATCAGAGTGGAGGAAGTACAGCCAGca AAGGGCGCTATATTCCTCCTCACTTAAGGAACAGAGAAGCTACTAAAG gattctATGATAAAGACAGTTCAGGGTGGAGTTCTAGTAAAGATAAGGATGCATACAGCAGTTTTGGTTCCCGAAGTGATTCAAGAGGAAAGTCTAGTTTCTTCAGTGATCGTGGAAGTGGATCAAGGGGAAG GTTTGATGATCGTGGACGAGGTGACTATGACGGCATTGGTGGCCGTGGTGACAGAGGTGGTTTTGGCAAATATGAACGTGGAAATAGTCGCTGGTGTGACAAATCAGATGAAGATGATTGGTCAAAACCACTCCCACCAAGTGAACGCTTGGAACA AGAACTCTTTTCTGGAGGCAACACTGGGATTAACTTTGAAAAATATGATGACATTCCAGTTGAGGCAACAGGCAACAACTGTCCTCCACACATTGAAAGT TTCAGTGATGTTGAGATGGGAGAAATTATTATGGGAAACATTGAGCTTACTCGTTACACTCGCCCAACTCCAGTGCAAAAGCATGCTATTCCTATTATCAAAGAGAAGAGAGACTTGATGGCCTGTGCCCAAACAG GGTCTGGAAAAACTGCAGCATTTCTCTTGCCCATCTTGAGTCAGATTTATTCTGATGGTCCTGGCGAGGCTCTGAGGGCCATGAAG gAAAATGGAAGATACGGGCGCCGCAAACAATACCCAATCTCTTTGGTGTTAGCACCAACTAGAGAATTGGCTGTACAGATCTATGAGGAAGCCAGGAAA TTTTCATACCGATCTAGAGTTCGTCCTTGCGTGGTTTATGGTGGTGCTGATATTGGTCAGCAAATTCGAGACTTGGAACGTGGATGCCATTTGTTAGTTGCGACTCCAGGACGTCTAGTGGATATGATGGAAAGAGGAAAAATTGGATTAGACTTTTGCAa GTACTTGGTGTTAGATGAAGCCGATCGGATGTTGGATATGGGGTTTGAACCTCAGATACGTAGAATCGTTGAACAAGATACTATGCCACCAAAGGGAGTTCGCCACACTATGATGTTTAGTGCTACTTTCCCTAAGGAAATACAG atgctTGCTCGCGACTTCTTGGATGAGTATATCTTTTTGGCCGTAGGAAGAGTTGGCTCTACCTCTGAGAACATAACACAGAAAGTCGTTTgggttgaagagtcagacaaacGGTCATTTCTGCTTGATCTTCTAAATGCAACAG GCAAAGATTCACTGACCTTAGTGTTTGTGGAGACCAAAAAGGGTGCGGATTCTCTGGAGGATTTCTTATACCATGAAGGATATGCTTGTACCAGTATCCATGGAGACCGATCTCAGAGAGATAGAGAAGAGGCCCTTCACCAGTTCCGCTCAGGAAAAAGCCCAATTCTCGTGGCTACAGCA gtAGCAGCAAGAGGACTGGACATATCAAATGTGAAACATGTTATCAATTTTGACTTGCCAAGTGATATTGAAGAATATGTACATCGCATTGGTCGTACAGGACGTGTAGGAAACCTTG GCCTTGCCACCTCATTCTTTAATGAGAGGAACATAAATATTACCAAGGATTTGTTGGATCTTCTTGTTGAAGCTAAACAGGAAGTGCCATCTTGGTTAGAAAACATGGCTTATGAACACCACTACAAGGGTAGCAGTCGTGGACGATCCAAAAG TAGATTCAGTGGAGGATTTGGTGCCAGAGACTACCGACAGAGTAGTGGTGGCAGcagttccagcttcagcagcagCCGCGCCAGCAGCAGCCGCAGTGGTGGAGGCGGCCATGGAAGCAGCAGAGGGTTTGGTGGAG GTGGCTATGGAGGCTTTTACAACAGTGATGGATATGGAGGAAATTATAACTCCCAGGGGGTTGACTGGTGGGGTAACTGA
- the DDX3X gene encoding ATP-dependent RNA helicase DDX3X isoform X3: MSHVAVENALGLDQQFAGLDLNSSDNQSGGSTASRRYIPPHLRNREATKGFYDKDSSGWSSSKDKDAYSSFGSRSDSRGKSSFFSDRGSGSRGRFDDRGRGDYDGIGGRGDRGGFGKYERGNSRWCDKSDEDDWSKPLPPSERLEQELFSGGNTGINFEKYDDIPVEATGNNCPPHIESFSDVEMGEIIMGNIELTRYTRPTPVQKHAIPIIKEKRDLMACAQTGSGKTAAFLLPILSQIYSDGPGEALRAMKENGRYGRRKQYPISLVLAPTRELAVQIYEEARKFSYRSRVRPCVVYGGADIGQQIRDLERGCHLLVATPGRLVDMMERGKIGLDFCKYLVLDEADRMLDMGFEPQIRRIVEQDTMPPKGVRHTMMFSATFPKEIQMLARDFLDEYIFLAVGRVGSTSENITQKVVWVEESDKRSFLLDLLNATGKDSLTLVFVETKKGADSLEDFLYHEGYACTSIHGDRSQRDREEALHQFRSGKSPILVATAVAARGLDISNVKHVINFDLPSDIEEYVHRIGRTGRVGNLGLATSFFNERNINITKDLLDLLVEAKQEVPSWLENMAYEHHYKGSSRGRSKSSRFSGGFGARDYRQSSGGSSSSFSSSRASSSRSGGGGHGSSRGFGGGGYGGFYNSDGYGGNYNSQGVDWWGN; the protein is encoded by the exons ATGAGTCATGTGGCGGTGGAAAATGCGCTCGGGCTGGACCAGCAG TTTGCTGGCCTAGACCTGAACTCTTCAGATAATCAGAGTGGAGGAAGTACAGCCAGca GGCGCTATATTCCTCCTCACTTAAGGAACAGAGAAGCTACTAAAG gattctATGATAAAGACAGTTCAGGGTGGAGTTCTAGTAAAGATAAGGATGCATACAGCAGTTTTGGTTCCCGAAGTGATTCAAGAGGAAAGTCTAGTTTCTTCAGTGATCGTGGAAGTGGATCAAGGGGAAG GTTTGATGATCGTGGACGAGGTGACTATGACGGCATTGGTGGCCGTGGTGACAGAGGTGGTTTTGGCAAATATGAACGTGGAAATAGTCGCTGGTGTGACAAATCAGATGAAGATGATTGGTCAAAACCACTCCCACCAAGTGAACGCTTGGAACA AGAACTCTTTTCTGGAGGCAACACTGGGATTAACTTTGAAAAATATGATGACATTCCAGTTGAGGCAACAGGCAACAACTGTCCTCCACACATTGAAAGT TTCAGTGATGTTGAGATGGGAGAAATTATTATGGGAAACATTGAGCTTACTCGTTACACTCGCCCAACTCCAGTGCAAAAGCATGCTATTCCTATTATCAAAGAGAAGAGAGACTTGATGGCCTGTGCCCAAACAG GGTCTGGAAAAACTGCAGCATTTCTCTTGCCCATCTTGAGTCAGATTTATTCTGATGGTCCTGGCGAGGCTCTGAGGGCCATGAAG gAAAATGGAAGATACGGGCGCCGCAAACAATACCCAATCTCTTTGGTGTTAGCACCAACTAGAGAATTGGCTGTACAGATCTATGAGGAAGCCAGGAAA TTTTCATACCGATCTAGAGTTCGTCCTTGCGTGGTTTATGGTGGTGCTGATATTGGTCAGCAAATTCGAGACTTGGAACGTGGATGCCATTTGTTAGTTGCGACTCCAGGACGTCTAGTGGATATGATGGAAAGAGGAAAAATTGGATTAGACTTTTGCAa GTACTTGGTGTTAGATGAAGCCGATCGGATGTTGGATATGGGGTTTGAACCTCAGATACGTAGAATCGTTGAACAAGATACTATGCCACCAAAGGGAGTTCGCCACACTATGATGTTTAGTGCTACTTTCCCTAAGGAAATACAG atgctTGCTCGCGACTTCTTGGATGAGTATATCTTTTTGGCCGTAGGAAGAGTTGGCTCTACCTCTGAGAACATAACACAGAAAGTCGTTTgggttgaagagtcagacaaacGGTCATTTCTGCTTGATCTTCTAAATGCAACAG GCAAAGATTCACTGACCTTAGTGTTTGTGGAGACCAAAAAGGGTGCGGATTCTCTGGAGGATTTCTTATACCATGAAGGATATGCTTGTACCAGTATCCATGGAGACCGATCTCAGAGAGATAGAGAAGAGGCCCTTCACCAGTTCCGCTCAGGAAAAAGCCCAATTCTCGTGGCTACAGCA gtAGCAGCAAGAGGACTGGACATATCAAATGTGAAACATGTTATCAATTTTGACTTGCCAAGTGATATTGAAGAATATGTACATCGCATTGGTCGTACAGGACGTGTAGGAAACCTTG GCCTTGCCACCTCATTCTTTAATGAGAGGAACATAAATATTACCAAGGATTTGTTGGATCTTCTTGTTGAAGCTAAACAGGAAGTGCCATCTTGGTTAGAAAACATGGCTTATGAACACCACTACAAGGGTAGCAGTCGTGGACGATCCAAAAG TAGTAGATTCAGTGGAGGATTTGGTGCCAGAGACTACCGACAGAGTAGTGGTGGCAGcagttccagcttcagcagcagCCGCGCCAGCAGCAGCCGCAGTGGTGGAGGCGGCCATGGAAGCAGCAGAGGGTTTGGTGGAG GTGGCTATGGAGGCTTTTACAACAGTGATGGATATGGAGGAAATTATAACTCCCAGGGGGTTGACTGGTGGGGTAACTGA
- the DDX3X gene encoding ATP-dependent RNA helicase DDX3X isoform X4 codes for MSHVAVENALGLDQQFAGLDLNSSDNQSGGSTASRRYIPPHLRNREATKGFYDKDSSGWSSSKDKDAYSSFGSRSDSRGKSSFFSDRGSGSRGRFDDRGRGDYDGIGGRGDRGGFGKYERGNSRWCDKSDEDDWSKPLPPSERLEQELFSGGNTGINFEKYDDIPVEATGNNCPPHIESFSDVEMGEIIMGNIELTRYTRPTPVQKHAIPIIKEKRDLMACAQTGSGKTAAFLLPILSQIYSDGPGEALRAMKENGRYGRRKQYPISLVLAPTRELAVQIYEEARKFSYRSRVRPCVVYGGADIGQQIRDLERGCHLLVATPGRLVDMMERGKIGLDFCKYLVLDEADRMLDMGFEPQIRRIVEQDTMPPKGVRHTMMFSATFPKEIQMLARDFLDEYIFLAVGRVGSTSENITQKVVWVEESDKRSFLLDLLNATGKDSLTLVFVETKKGADSLEDFLYHEGYACTSIHGDRSQRDREEALHQFRSGKSPILVATAVAARGLDISNVKHVINFDLPSDIEEYVHRIGRTGRVGNLGLATSFFNERNINITKDLLDLLVEAKQEVPSWLENMAYEHHYKGSSRGRSKSRFSGGFGARDYRQSSGGSSSSFSSSRASSSRSGGGGHGSSRGFGGGGYGGFYNSDGYGGNYNSQGVDWWGN; via the exons ATGAGTCATGTGGCGGTGGAAAATGCGCTCGGGCTGGACCAGCAG TTTGCTGGCCTAGACCTGAACTCTTCAGATAATCAGAGTGGAGGAAGTACAGCCAGca GGCGCTATATTCCTCCTCACTTAAGGAACAGAGAAGCTACTAAAG gattctATGATAAAGACAGTTCAGGGTGGAGTTCTAGTAAAGATAAGGATGCATACAGCAGTTTTGGTTCCCGAAGTGATTCAAGAGGAAAGTCTAGTTTCTTCAGTGATCGTGGAAGTGGATCAAGGGGAAG GTTTGATGATCGTGGACGAGGTGACTATGACGGCATTGGTGGCCGTGGTGACAGAGGTGGTTTTGGCAAATATGAACGTGGAAATAGTCGCTGGTGTGACAAATCAGATGAAGATGATTGGTCAAAACCACTCCCACCAAGTGAACGCTTGGAACA AGAACTCTTTTCTGGAGGCAACACTGGGATTAACTTTGAAAAATATGATGACATTCCAGTTGAGGCAACAGGCAACAACTGTCCTCCACACATTGAAAGT TTCAGTGATGTTGAGATGGGAGAAATTATTATGGGAAACATTGAGCTTACTCGTTACACTCGCCCAACTCCAGTGCAAAAGCATGCTATTCCTATTATCAAAGAGAAGAGAGACTTGATGGCCTGTGCCCAAACAG GGTCTGGAAAAACTGCAGCATTTCTCTTGCCCATCTTGAGTCAGATTTATTCTGATGGTCCTGGCGAGGCTCTGAGGGCCATGAAG gAAAATGGAAGATACGGGCGCCGCAAACAATACCCAATCTCTTTGGTGTTAGCACCAACTAGAGAATTGGCTGTACAGATCTATGAGGAAGCCAGGAAA TTTTCATACCGATCTAGAGTTCGTCCTTGCGTGGTTTATGGTGGTGCTGATATTGGTCAGCAAATTCGAGACTTGGAACGTGGATGCCATTTGTTAGTTGCGACTCCAGGACGTCTAGTGGATATGATGGAAAGAGGAAAAATTGGATTAGACTTTTGCAa GTACTTGGTGTTAGATGAAGCCGATCGGATGTTGGATATGGGGTTTGAACCTCAGATACGTAGAATCGTTGAACAAGATACTATGCCACCAAAGGGAGTTCGCCACACTATGATGTTTAGTGCTACTTTCCCTAAGGAAATACAG atgctTGCTCGCGACTTCTTGGATGAGTATATCTTTTTGGCCGTAGGAAGAGTTGGCTCTACCTCTGAGAACATAACACAGAAAGTCGTTTgggttgaagagtcagacaaacGGTCATTTCTGCTTGATCTTCTAAATGCAACAG GCAAAGATTCACTGACCTTAGTGTTTGTGGAGACCAAAAAGGGTGCGGATTCTCTGGAGGATTTCTTATACCATGAAGGATATGCTTGTACCAGTATCCATGGAGACCGATCTCAGAGAGATAGAGAAGAGGCCCTTCACCAGTTCCGCTCAGGAAAAAGCCCAATTCTCGTGGCTACAGCA gtAGCAGCAAGAGGACTGGACATATCAAATGTGAAACATGTTATCAATTTTGACTTGCCAAGTGATATTGAAGAATATGTACATCGCATTGGTCGTACAGGACGTGTAGGAAACCTTG GCCTTGCCACCTCATTCTTTAATGAGAGGAACATAAATATTACCAAGGATTTGTTGGATCTTCTTGTTGAAGCTAAACAGGAAGTGCCATCTTGGTTAGAAAACATGGCTTATGAACACCACTACAAGGGTAGCAGTCGTGGACGATCCAAAAG TAGATTCAGTGGAGGATTTGGTGCCAGAGACTACCGACAGAGTAGTGGTGGCAGcagttccagcttcagcagcagCCGCGCCAGCAGCAGCCGCAGTGGTGGAGGCGGCCATGGAAGCAGCAGAGGGTTTGGTGGAG GTGGCTATGGAGGCTTTTACAACAGTGATGGATATGGAGGAAATTATAACTCCCAGGGGGTTGACTGGTGGGGTAACTGA